A DNA window from Parabacteroides johnsonii DSM 18315 contains the following coding sequences:
- a CDS encoding AAA domain-containing protein, protein MTTQFKTPTADLQHQYDLLQKEFEYEKEMYREQTERAGIHRRIQQGLCWYPVVPGKSYYNSLNQLVVEIGRLEDKETEHNFEYGCPVCFFTTKGGGKPEYLNFSAVISYVQDDRMVVILPSPNALTEIQKAGEIGVQLYFDETSYKTMFNALSTVIQAKGNRLAYLRDVLLGKTPAGRRTLFPMRFPWLNLSQEEAVNHVLAAKDVSIVHGPPGTGKTTTLVEAIYETLHRENQVMVCAQSNTAVDWISEKLVDRGIHVLRIGNPTRVNDKMLSFTYERRFESHPDYAELWGIRKAIREIQSNLRRKSHSEKETGRNRLSRLRFRATELEVKIDTELFDEARVVACTLVGSANRVLTNRNFTTLFIDEAAQALEAACWIAIGKADRVILAGDHHQLPPTIKCIEAARGGLDHTLMQKITDRKPETVSLLKTQYRMNESIMRFPSRWFYRDELQSAPEVKHRGILEFDTPVVWLDTADCHFEEDQLTDSMSRINKDEATLLVSTLQKYIEKIGKERVLDESIDFGLISPYKSQVQYIRGLVKRNVFFKPFRRLITVHTVDGFQGQERDVIMISLVRANDKGRIGFLGDLRRMNVAITRARMKLMILGDAPTLTRHAFYKELYEYIRENGQVVSTFNSP, encoded by the coding sequence ATGACAACTCAATTCAAGACTCCGACCGCAGACCTGCAACATCAGTACGATCTTCTGCAGAAAGAATTCGAATATGAAAAAGAGATGTATCGGGAACAAACCGAACGGGCCGGCATACACCGCCGCATCCAACAAGGACTATGCTGGTATCCTGTCGTACCGGGAAAGAGCTATTATAACTCCCTGAACCAACTTGTCGTAGAAATAGGGCGGCTGGAGGACAAAGAGACCGAACACAATTTTGAATATGGCTGTCCGGTCTGCTTCTTCACAACAAAAGGAGGCGGGAAACCTGAATACCTGAACTTCTCGGCTGTCATCAGTTATGTGCAAGACGACCGGATGGTCGTAATATTACCCTCTCCTAACGCACTTACGGAAATACAAAAGGCTGGCGAAATCGGCGTCCAGCTTTATTTCGACGAGACCAGTTACAAGACGATGTTCAACGCCTTGTCTACCGTCATCCAAGCGAAAGGGAACCGGTTAGCTTATCTGCGGGACGTCCTGTTAGGCAAAACACCCGCCGGCCGGCGCACACTTTTCCCCATGCGTTTTCCCTGGCTGAACCTGTCGCAGGAAGAGGCGGTCAATCATGTATTGGCGGCAAAGGATGTGTCTATCGTGCACGGTCCTCCCGGAACCGGCAAAACGACCACCTTGGTTGAAGCGATCTATGAGACTTTACACCGGGAAAACCAGGTAATGGTCTGTGCCCAAAGCAATACAGCCGTCGACTGGATATCCGAAAAACTGGTCGATCGCGGCATCCATGTCCTGCGCATCGGTAACCCGACACGCGTAAACGACAAGATGCTTTCTTTTACTTATGAACGACGTTTCGAATCGCATCCCGACTATGCCGAACTATGGGGAATCCGCAAGGCAATCCGCGAGATACAATCCAATCTCCGTAGAAAGAGCCACAGTGAGAAGGAAACAGGACGCAACCGTCTCTCCCGCCTCCGTTTCCGGGCAACGGAACTGGAAGTAAAGATCGACACGGAACTGTTCGACGAGGCGCGTGTCGTAGCCTGCACGCTGGTCGGATCGGCGAACCGGGTGTTGACCAACCGTAACTTCACGACTCTCTTTATCGACGAGGCCGCCCAGGCACTTGAAGCCGCCTGCTGGATTGCGATCGGCAAAGCGGACCGGGTCATCTTAGCGGGCGACCATCACCAGCTCCCTCCTACCATCAAATGTATAGAAGCGGCACGCGGCGGCTTGGACCACACCTTGATGCAAAAAATAACCGACCGGAAGCCTGAAACTGTCTCACTTCTGAAAACGCAGTACCGGATGAACGAAAGCATCATGCGCTTTCCTTCTCGCTGGTTCTACCGGGATGAGCTGCAATCCGCACCGGAAGTCAAGCATCGCGGCATCTTGGAATTCGACACCCCTGTCGTCTGGCTCGACACAGCGGATTGCCATTTCGAAGAAGACCAACTCACCGACAGCATGAGCCGTATCAATAAAGACGAAGCGACCTTGCTTGTCTCGACCTTGCAGAAATATATCGAAAAGATCGGCAAGGAACGGGTATTAGACGAAAGCATTGACTTCGGCCTGATTTCGCCTTACAAATCGCAGGTTCAGTATATCCGCGGACTGGTCAAGCGCAATGTTTTCTTCAAACCTTTCCGCCGTCTGATAACCGTCCACACGGTAGATGGCTTCCAAGGGCAGGAGCGAGATGTGATCATGATCAGCCTCGTACGCGCCAACGACAAAGGCCGGATCGGTTTCCTCGGCGACCTGCGCCGCATGAACGTCGCCATCACCCGTGCCCGTATGAAATTGATGATTTTAGGAGACGCACCGACACTGACACGACATGCTTTCTACAAAGAATTATACGAATATATCCGGGAGAACGGACAGGTGGTCAGCACTTTCAATAGCCCGTGA
- a CDS encoding L-cysteine desulfidase family protein codes for MDKTTQTQIIKLIHQEVIPAIGCTEPVAVALAAAKAAEVLGCKPEKTEVFLSANILKNAMGVGIPGTGMVGLPIAIALGTLIGKSAYGLEVLRDLTPEALTEGKQVIEDKRIHIALKDNVDKLYIEVICSAGDETSRVIICHEHTNIVYVEKNGVVLTDQRKEGVSCDVLDDDELRLSFSTVYEFAMEMPLDEIRFILETADLNRRAAEASLKGNFGHTVSKTVSGAYGRKYMGDSAYTHMLAMTAAACDARMDGAMIPVMSNSGSGNQGIAATLPVLSFAEDIECTEEQLIRALMLSHLMVIYIKQSLGRLSALCGCVVAATGASCGITYLMGGDKVKISYAIKNMIGNITGMICDGAKPSCAMKVSSGVSTAMLSALMAMENKVVTPVEGIIDEDVDKSIINLTSIGSKGMEATDKLVLDIMTGKSC; via the coding sequence ATGGATAAAACAACTCAAACACAAATCATCAAACTTATACATCAGGAGGTGATTCCCGCTATCGGCTGTACGGAACCGGTTGCGGTCGCATTGGCTGCCGCTAAGGCTGCCGAGGTTTTAGGCTGTAAACCGGAGAAAACGGAAGTATTTCTGAGTGCCAACATTCTGAAGAATGCAATGGGTGTAGGAATACCCGGAACCGGAATGGTCGGGTTGCCGATAGCGATTGCTTTGGGTACGCTGATCGGCAAGTCTGCTTATGGCCTCGAAGTTTTGCGCGACCTGACACCTGAGGCACTTACCGAAGGAAAGCAGGTGATCGAAGATAAACGGATTCATATCGCTTTAAAGGATAATGTCGACAAGCTCTATATCGAGGTGATTTGTTCGGCCGGAGATGAAACTTCGCGGGTGATTATCTGCCATGAACATACGAATATCGTGTATGTGGAAAAGAATGGTGTAGTCTTGACAGACCAGAGGAAAGAAGGGGTTTCTTGTGATGTTTTGGACGATGATGAATTGAGGCTCTCTTTCTCTACCGTGTATGAGTTTGCGATGGAAATGCCGCTCGATGAGATCCGTTTTATCCTGGAAACTGCCGATCTGAACCGGAGAGCGGCCGAGGCTTCCCTGAAGGGGAATTTCGGACATACGGTTAGCAAGACTGTTTCCGGTGCATACGGACGTAAATATATGGGCGACTCTGCCTATACCCATATGCTGGCAATGACGGCCGCCGCCTGCGATGCCCGTATGGATGGTGCCATGATCCCGGTGATGAGTAACTCCGGCAGTGGGAACCAGGGGATTGCAGCGACACTTCCCGTCCTTTCTTTTGCTGAAGATATCGAATGTACGGAAGAACAGTTGATCCGTGCCCTGATGCTAAGCCATCTGATGGTCATCTATATCAAGCAAAGCCTGGGACGCCTGTCCGCCCTTTGCGGTTGTGTGGTGGCTGCCACGGGAGCCAGTTGCGGCATTACCTATCTGATGGGGGGCGATAAAGTGAAGATTTCCTATGCGATCAAGAATATGATCGGCAATATTACTGGTATGATATGCGACGGGGCAAAACCCAGTTGCGCCATGAAAGTTTCCAGTGGTGTTTCGACTGCTATGTTGTCCGCGCTGATGGCAATGGAAAACAAGGTAGTGACTCCGGTTGAGGGCATTATCGACGAGGATGTCGATAAGTCGATCATCAATCTGACTTCTATCGGTTCCAAAGGTATGGAAGCCACGGATAAGCTGGTGTTGGACATTATGACTGGAAAATCCTGCTAA
- a CDS encoding magnesium transporter CorA family protein: MRTFLYCEAGFVEKDQWLPNSWINVECPTPEDIHYLTNQFNVPESFLSDIADTDERPRIEYEGNWLLTIIRIPVQSQEQGIPFTTIPLGIMTNNEIIISVCYYKTELISDFIRYTRRKEVVVRHKYDLILRLIHSSAVWFLKYLKQINNEVAHAEKALEKSIRNEDLLRLMKLEKSMVYFNTSIRGNEVMLTKLQSIFQEPVYMDNELVEDVETELKQAHLTVNIYSDILTGTMDAFASIISNNVNTIMKRMTSISIILMVPTLIASFYGMNVPIYGENMPHGFAIIVMISLTLSALSFFIFRKIKWF, translated from the coding sequence ATGAGAACTTTTCTTTATTGTGAAGCCGGCTTTGTGGAAAAAGACCAATGGCTTCCAAACAGCTGGATCAATGTAGAATGCCCTACACCGGAGGATATCCATTACCTGACAAACCAATTCAATGTTCCCGAATCTTTTTTAAGCGACATTGCCGATACGGACGAACGCCCGCGTATCGAATATGAAGGAAATTGGTTATTGACTATCATTCGAATTCCGGTACAAAGCCAGGAACAGGGTATTCCTTTCACGACTATCCCCCTGGGGATTATGACAAACAATGAAATCATCATATCCGTTTGCTATTATAAGACGGAACTGATATCGGACTTTATCCGGTACACCCGCCGCAAAGAGGTCGTCGTACGTCACAAATACGACCTGATCCTGCGGTTGATCCATTCGTCCGCCGTATGGTTCCTGAAATATCTGAAACAAATCAACAATGAAGTGGCGCATGCCGAAAAAGCCCTGGAAAAAAGTATCCGCAATGAAGACTTGCTTCGCCTGATGAAGCTGGAAAAGAGCATGGTTTACTTCAACACCTCCATCCGTGGTAATGAAGTGATGCTCACCAAACTGCAAAGCATCTTCCAGGAACCGGTTTATATGGACAACGAACTGGTGGAAGATGTGGAAACAGAGTTAAAGCAGGCGCACCTCACAGTCAATATCTATAGCGATATCCTGACCGGCACGATGGACGCATTCGCCTCCATCATCTCCAACAACGTGAACACCATCATGAAGCGCATGACCTCCATCTCCATCATCCTGATGGTTCCCACCCTCATCGCCAGTTTCTACGGTATGAACGTCCCGATCTACGGAGAGAACATGCCACACGGTTTCGCCATCATCGTCATGATCTCCCTCACGTTATCGGCCTTATCGTTCTTCATTTTCAGAAAGATCAAATGGTTCTAA
- a CDS encoding MATE family efflux transporter, whose amino-acid sequence MLRKGDLTQGGITTTLLQFTLPMLAGSLLQQCYNIADTLIVGQCIGSNALAAVGSAYTLMVFLISILLGLSMGSGTVFSLQYGAGDLPALRRSIYVSFLLIGTVTVLLNVAVFLWLDPILRWLQVPYDVYPLMRNYLWIIFWGIAFTFLYNFYAALLRAVGDSVTPLWFLAVSVVLNIGLDLFLILVLDQGIEGAAVATVIAQGMAASGILLYTYKTRPELRLHRKDMRFDRSSLKEITSFSTLTCVQQSVMNFGILMVQGLVNSFGTAVMAAFAAAVKIDSFAYMPVQEFGNAFSTFVAQNFGARKGDRIRRGVRSAFLITIVFSLVISLLVFFFAKPLMLIFVRPDEAEILRIGTEYLRIEGTFYLGIGILFLLYGYYRAIRMPGMSVVLTILSLGTRVVLSYWLASIPSIGVTGIWWSIPIGWFLADLVGIAYYRYRRYAISRT is encoded by the coding sequence ATGTTACGGAAAGGAGACCTTACACAAGGAGGTATAACCACCACCTTGCTACAATTCACATTGCCGATGCTGGCAGGATCGCTTTTGCAACAATGCTATAACATAGCCGACACACTGATCGTAGGACAATGTATCGGCTCAAATGCGCTGGCTGCGGTCGGTTCCGCCTATACCTTGATGGTTTTCCTGATCTCTATCCTGCTGGGTTTGTCGATGGGGAGCGGCACGGTTTTCTCACTGCAATACGGAGCCGGTGACCTCCCCGCCCTGCGACGTAGCATTTATGTTTCCTTCTTGTTGATCGGCACGGTGACCGTTCTGCTGAATGTAGCTGTGTTCCTGTGGCTCGATCCGATTTTGCGATGGTTGCAAGTCCCCTATGATGTTTATCCGTTGATGCGTAACTATCTATGGATCATTTTCTGGGGAATAGCCTTTACTTTCCTGTATAATTTTTATGCGGCATTACTTCGGGCCGTAGGCGATTCCGTGACACCTTTATGGTTCCTGGCCGTGTCAGTCGTTTTGAATATCGGGCTTGATTTGTTTCTTATTCTCGTCTTGGATCAAGGCATCGAAGGAGCGGCAGTCGCAACGGTCATCGCACAGGGAATGGCGGCATCCGGTATCTTGCTGTACACCTATAAAACCCGCCCCGAACTACGATTACACCGGAAAGATATGCGCTTCGACCGTTCCAGCCTGAAAGAAATCACTTCTTTCTCCACACTGACTTGCGTCCAACAATCCGTGATGAATTTCGGAATATTGATGGTGCAAGGGTTGGTAAATAGTTTTGGTACGGCTGTCATGGCCGCATTCGCCGCAGCAGTCAAGATCGACTCTTTCGCCTATATGCCTGTTCAGGAATTCGGGAATGCTTTTTCCACCTTCGTCGCCCAGAATTTTGGGGCGCGAAAAGGGGATCGTATCCGCCGGGGAGTACGCAGCGCATTTCTTATAACGATCGTCTTTTCTCTTGTCATCTCGCTGTTGGTTTTCTTTTTTGCCAAGCCGTTGATGCTTATTTTCGTCCGTCCGGATGAAGCTGAGATACTTCGCATCGGAACAGAATACCTGCGCATTGAAGGGACTTTTTATTTAGGCATCGGAATCTTGTTCCTCCTTTATGGTTATTACCGGGCCATCCGTATGCCGGGAATGTCCGTCGTGCTTACCATTCTGTCTTTAGGTACACGCGTCGTCCTTTCCTATTGGCTGGCATCCATTCCTTCCATAGGAGTTACCGGTATTTGGTGGTCTATTCCTATCGGTTGGTTCCTGGCTGATTTGGTGGGTATCGCTTATTACCGTTATCGCAGATATGCAATCTCACGAACTTGA
- a CDS encoding GNAT family N-acetyltransferase → MDNNKPQLIDLWRTSFDDSEEFIKLFFDRVYKKENALFIEKDGKIVSALQMLPYVMTYYGTEISVSYIYGACTLPSERGQGFMRQLIQKAFEVMESRKVALTVIIPADPWLFDYYRDLGYTEAFDYSEETYIRPIETAWEQGILVVPPEVPSMESLYNFFNKKQRERTCYVLHGYDDFVTILRDLQMSGGQMLTALNIQNEPIGMIFFHPAGDHIYVKELMYDNDNIKNLLLQEATIQNKVEKAIYRTPFAGPGTFPLGMARVLDRDRLIHHWASTHENSVLNIGELKEMDTQSLTRLLLDYQSREAYMSLMLD, encoded by the coding sequence ATGGATAACAACAAACCTCAATTGATCGACCTGTGGCGTACCTCTTTCGACGACAGTGAAGAATTTATCAAACTGTTCTTCGACCGAGTCTACAAAAAAGAAAACGCCCTGTTTATAGAGAAAGACGGAAAAATCGTTTCCGCCCTTCAAATGCTTCCGTATGTCATGACTTACTACGGGACGGAGATATCCGTAAGCTATATATATGGAGCCTGTACCCTTCCTTCCGAACGTGGTCAGGGGTTTATGCGCCAACTGATACAGAAGGCATTCGAAGTGATGGAAAGCCGGAAAGTAGCCTTGACAGTCATTATCCCGGCCGATCCGTGGCTGTTCGATTATTATCGCGATTTAGGATATACGGAGGCTTTCGACTATTCGGAAGAGACATATATCCGGCCTATTGAAACAGCTTGGGAACAGGGTATTTTGGTTGTACCGCCCGAAGTCCCTTCGATGGAGTCTCTCTACAATTTTTTCAATAAGAAACAGCGGGAACGCACTTGCTATGTGCTGCACGGTTATGACGATTTCGTCACTATCCTGCGCGATCTGCAGATGTCCGGCGGGCAGATGCTGACAGCCTTGAACATTCAGAACGAACCGATCGGAATGATCTTTTTCCATCCTGCCGGCGACCATATTTATGTCAAAGAATTGATGTATGACAACGACAACATCAAGAACCTGCTCTTACAGGAGGCGACAATCCAGAACAAAGTGGAAAAGGCTATCTACCGCACTCCTTTCGCCGGACCAGGAACTTTCCCCTTAGGTATGGCACGTGTCCTGGATCGTGACCGCCTCATCCATCACTGGGCTTCCACCCACGAAAACTCCGTTCTCAATATCGGTGAACTGAAGGAAATGGACACTCAATCTCTTACCCGCCTGTTACTCGACTACCAGAGCCGGGAAGCTTATATGAGCTTGATGCTCGATTAG
- a CDS encoding DUF2156 domain-containing protein, with amino-acid sequence MKIPFKPIGIEDKDIITSFTIPSNYKNCDYSFANICSWRFLYDSEFAIVDGSLLIRFWIENKTRVAYMTPTGQGNLKQAIDLLEADSLEQGHPLCMLGVTPDAKEELEKAIPGGFFYIPERDYFDYIYLREDLATLKGKKYQAKRNHINNFNKKFDYKYIPITPELVPECLQLECKWYKANREDNDEEDLNDERRSILYALNHYNELGLIGGAICVDHEIVAFTFGAPINHDTFGVHVEKANVNYEGAYAVINKEFASHLPEKYTYMNREEDLGIPGLRQAKLSYNPFILLEKSAAIKKPAK; translated from the coding sequence ATGAAGATACCGTTCAAACCAATCGGAATCGAAGATAAAGATATTATAACATCCTTTACGATACCGAGCAATTACAAGAATTGCGATTATTCATTTGCCAACATCTGTAGTTGGCGATTCCTATACGACAGCGAGTTTGCCATTGTCGACGGCAGCCTGCTGATCCGTTTCTGGATCGAAAACAAAACGAGAGTCGCTTATATGACACCTACGGGTCAGGGCAACCTGAAACAGGCAATCGACCTGTTGGAAGCCGATTCACTCGAACAGGGCCACCCGCTCTGTATGTTAGGCGTAACGCCCGATGCCAAAGAAGAACTCGAAAAAGCAATCCCCGGAGGATTTTTCTACATTCCCGAACGAGATTATTTCGATTACATCTATTTGCGTGAAGACCTGGCAACCCTGAAAGGAAAGAAATACCAGGCGAAACGCAATCATATCAACAACTTCAATAAGAAATTTGATTACAAATATATCCCTATCACACCCGAACTGGTTCCCGAATGCCTCCAGCTCGAATGCAAATGGTACAAAGCCAACCGGGAAGATAATGACGAGGAGGATCTGAACGACGAACGCCGTTCCATCCTCTACGCCTTGAACCATTACAACGAATTGGGACTTATTGGAGGAGCCATTTGCGTAGACCACGAAATTGTCGCTTTCACCTTCGGCGCCCCGATCAACCACGACACTTTCGGCGTCCATGTCGAAAAGGCGAATGTGAACTATGAGGGGGCTTATGCTGTTATCAACAAAGAATTCGCCTCCCACCTTCCGGAGAAATATACCTATATGAACCGGGAGGAAGACTTGGGTATTCCCGGTCTACGTCAGGCTAAACTTTCGTATAACCCGTTCATCCTATTGGAAAAATCCGCAGCAATAAAGAAACCTGCAAAATAA
- a CDS encoding SLC13 family permease has protein sequence MITTLVILALSALFFVNGKIRSDLVALCALVLLMVCKILTPEEALSGFSNPIVIMMVGLFVVGGAIFKTGLAKMISSKILQLAGKSELKLFILIMVVTAFIGAFVSNTGTVALMLPIVVSMAMNANINPSRFLMPLAFASSMGGMATLIGTPPNLVVQEALKNAGFDNLSFFSFTPVGLICVLTGIIILIPLSKIFLAKKDDNNKKETSGGRTPKELAQKYQLSDNLYRLRVTSGSLVCNKTLQELNITQTYNLTILEIRRKSPSQGRFMKTVDQKLAGPDTELKENDILYVFGAFDKIELFARENRLSLTESRVTEFAGGPSDEKLSVQEIGIAEVLLMPDSKLINKAVKDSGFRDKYGVNILGIQRKNEYILSDIKEVKMHSGDILLIQGTWDSIARMSHKQSQWVVLGQPVEEASKVTLDYKAPVAALIMTGMIAAMVFDFIPIPPVAAVLIAAILMVLTGCFRNVEDAYKTINWESIVLIAAMLPMSLALEKTGASNLISEKLVSGLGDYGPLVLMAGIYFTTSLLTMFISNTATAVLVAPIALQSALAIGVSPYPFLLAVTVGASMCFASPFSTPPNALVMSAGKYTFMDYVKVGMPLQIIMGIVMIFILPLLFPF, from the coding sequence ATGATAACAACTCTCGTCATTTTAGCGCTTTCCGCCTTGTTTTTCGTGAACGGGAAGATACGCTCGGACCTTGTTGCGCTCTGCGCACTCGTACTCCTCATGGTCTGTAAGATTTTAACTCCTGAAGAAGCATTATCCGGTTTTTCAAATCCGATCGTAATCATGATGGTCGGCTTGTTCGTGGTCGGGGGAGCCATCTTCAAAACCGGCCTGGCCAAGATGATCAGCAGTAAAATACTCCAGTTGGCAGGGAAAAGCGAATTGAAGTTATTCATTTTAATTATGGTTGTGACAGCCTTCATTGGCGCCTTTGTCAGCAACACCGGAACTGTGGCCCTGATGTTACCCATCGTGGTCAGTATGGCGATGAATGCCAACATAAACCCCAGCCGCTTCCTGATGCCTCTCGCTTTCGCAAGCAGCATGGGAGGAATGGCGACCCTGATCGGTACGCCTCCCAACCTCGTCGTGCAGGAGGCTTTGAAGAACGCCGGGTTCGACAACCTTTCGTTCTTCTCTTTCACTCCGGTCGGATTGATCTGCGTGCTAACTGGGATCATTATCCTGATCCCGCTCAGTAAAATATTCCTGGCAAAAAAAGACGACAACAATAAAAAAGAGACTTCCGGCGGCCGCACTCCAAAAGAACTGGCACAGAAATACCAACTCTCCGACAATCTCTACCGCTTGAGAGTCACCTCCGGTTCCCTGGTTTGCAATAAAACATTACAGGAACTCAATATCACACAAACATATAATCTGACGATCCTCGAAATACGAAGAAAATCGCCGTCACAGGGCCGCTTCATGAAGACCGTGGATCAAAAATTGGCCGGTCCGGACACAGAACTGAAAGAAAACGATATCTTATATGTCTTCGGAGCATTCGACAAGATCGAACTGTTTGCCCGTGAAAACAGACTGTCGCTCACAGAATCGAGAGTCACCGAGTTCGCCGGCGGACCGTCCGACGAAAAACTGAGTGTGCAGGAGATCGGTATCGCCGAAGTCTTGTTGATGCCGGATTCCAAATTGATCAATAAAGCGGTCAAAGATTCCGGTTTCAGGGATAAATATGGAGTCAACATATTAGGCATACAACGGAAAAACGAATATATCCTGTCTGATATAAAAGAGGTAAAGATGCACTCCGGCGACATCCTCCTGATACAGGGCACATGGGATAGCATCGCCCGCATGAGCCATAAACAGTCTCAATGGGTAGTACTCGGACAACCTGTCGAAGAAGCATCCAAAGTCACACTGGACTATAAAGCACCTGTCGCCGCCCTGATCATGACCGGCATGATCGCAGCGATGGTATTCGATTTCATTCCGATTCCTCCGGTCGCAGCCGTCCTGATCGCAGCGATCCTGATGGTGCTGACAGGCTGCTTCCGCAATGTGGAAGACGCCTACAAGACGATCAACTGGGAAAGCATCGTACTGATAGCCGCCATGCTCCCGATGTCGCTTGCCCTCGAAAAGACAGGAGCCTCCAACCTGATATCGGAAAAACTGGTAAGCGGATTGGGTGATTACGGGCCACTTGTCCTTATGGCGGGAATCTATTTCACGACTTCTCTGCTCACCATGTTCATCAGCAATACGGCAACAGCGGTACTGGTGGCTCCCATCGCGTTACAATCGGCCTTGGCAATCGGGGTCAGTCCCTACCCGTTCCTGCTGGCCGTAACGGTGGGTGCGAGCATGTGCTTCGCCTCCCCCTTCTCGACTCCTCCGAACGCTCTGGTCATGTCGGCGGGCAAGTACACATTCATGGACTATGTCAAAGTCGGCATGCCCTTGCAAATCATCATGGGAATCGTCATGATCTTCATATTGCCATTATTATTTCCGTTCTAA